One region of Paraburkholderia acidiphila genomic DNA includes:
- the pstS gene encoding phosphate ABC transporter substrate-binding protein PstS: MRPLRPLIAALICGVCALTCRAQDVTGCGSTLAAPLYTHWATDYQKSGGGKVVYRSTGSTDGLKAIVAHTVDFAGSDAPLTSEQLSKEGLRQFPTAIGGVVPVVNLPGIKAGQLMLTGEVLGQIFLGKILYWDDPAIARLNPKLKMPDTPIAVVRRLDGSGTTLIWTHYLSQVSPEWKRKVGEGTSVHWPLGIGGKGNEGVATFVGYLPGAIGYIAWDFTKQNHLTYTAMTNAAGVVVEPGVQTFSAAAANADWSSSLFQVLTNQPGKDAWPVMGATYVLLQATPDHSARSAETLKFFDWAFTHGAPTIQALDYIPLPAVVVTKIRAQWHGDKSAEAANKAVAVQ; the protein is encoded by the coding sequence GTGAGACCATTGCGCCCCCTGATTGCCGCGCTCATTTGCGGCGTATGTGCGCTGACGTGCCGCGCGCAGGATGTAACTGGCTGCGGCAGCACGCTCGCCGCCCCCCTCTACACCCACTGGGCCACCGACTACCAGAAGTCCGGCGGCGGTAAGGTGGTCTATCGCAGCACCGGCTCGACTGACGGCCTCAAGGCTATCGTCGCGCACACCGTCGACTTCGCCGGTTCCGACGCGCCGCTCACGAGCGAGCAATTGAGCAAGGAAGGATTGCGGCAGTTTCCCACCGCGATCGGCGGCGTCGTTCCCGTCGTCAATCTTCCGGGCATCAAGGCCGGACAGTTGATGTTGACCGGCGAGGTGCTAGGCCAGATCTTTCTCGGCAAGATCCTGTATTGGGACGACCCGGCCATCGCGCGGCTCAATCCGAAACTGAAGATGCCCGACACGCCGATTGCAGTCGTGCGGCGTCTCGATGGTTCGGGCACGACGCTGATCTGGACTCACTATCTCTCGCAGGTGAGCCCCGAATGGAAACGCAAGGTAGGCGAAGGCACCAGCGTTCACTGGCCCCTGGGAATAGGCGGCAAAGGCAATGAGGGCGTTGCCACGTTCGTCGGCTATCTGCCCGGGGCGATTGGCTATATCGCCTGGGACTTCACGAAGCAGAATCATCTGACCTACACGGCCATGACCAACGCGGCGGGCGTGGTCGTGGAGCCGGGCGTCCAGACATTCAGCGCAGCCGCGGCAAATGCGGACTGGTCGAGTTCGCTCTTTCAGGTGCTGACCAATCAGCCGGGTAAGGACGCATGGCCCGTGATGGGCGCGACCTACGTGCTCTTGCAAGCCACGCCAGACCACTCGGCGCGCAGCGCCGAAACGCTGAAGTTCTTCGATTGGGCGTTCACGCACGGCGCTCCGACGATTCAGGCACTGGACTATATTCCGCTGCCCGCGGTCGTAGTCACGAAAATTCGCGCGCAATGGCACGGCGATAAAAGCGCCGAGGCCGCCAATAAAGCGGTGGCCGTGCAATAA
- a CDS encoding NmrA family NAD(P)-binding protein, giving the protein MFVIFGASGKAGRVTAAALRRAGKPVRAVVRHPRQGASLAELGCEIALADLTDPQSVAAAIKGAHAVQLLCPVPSGDTDPEATMRAIIDVATEALLADPPAMLLAISDYGAELPLNTGITRLYHYLEKRLKPVATQLTLLRSAEHMQNWAAFIPGALATGTLPSLHLPLERRFPSVAAQDVGAASAELLLESQQSDTARIVSIEGPQRVSVNDVAAALGEASGRTIAPHALPRESWAPMLLKAGLSENHTRLITDLYDVYNTGRIDVEASRSERRFGTTALRDVFGPLVAKFNSQ; this is encoded by the coding sequence ATGTTCGTGATTTTTGGAGCATCGGGAAAGGCCGGGCGCGTCACCGCTGCCGCGTTGCGCCGTGCGGGCAAGCCTGTGCGCGCCGTCGTGCGCCACCCTCGTCAGGGCGCAAGTCTCGCGGAACTGGGCTGCGAGATCGCACTCGCCGACCTTACCGACCCGCAATCGGTCGCTGCCGCGATCAAGGGCGCTCACGCCGTTCAGTTGTTGTGCCCTGTTCCATCGGGTGATACGGATCCCGAAGCAACCATGCGCGCGATAATCGACGTTGCCACCGAGGCCCTGCTCGCAGACCCGCCCGCCATGCTGCTCGCCATTTCCGACTATGGTGCGGAGCTGCCGTTGAACACTGGCATCACGCGGCTATATCACTACCTGGAAAAGCGGCTGAAGCCCGTTGCGACGCAACTCACGTTGCTGCGCTCAGCGGAACATATGCAGAACTGGGCAGCGTTCATTCCCGGCGCGCTCGCAACCGGTACGCTGCCGAGCCTTCATCTGCCTCTGGAGCGCCGCTTTCCCTCGGTCGCAGCGCAGGACGTCGGCGCGGCGAGCGCCGAGTTGCTGCTCGAATCGCAGCAGTCAGACACAGCGCGAATTGTGAGCATCGAGGGACCGCAGAGAGTCAGCGTGAACGACGTCGCGGCGGCACTTGGCGAAGCGAGTGGTCGCACGATCGCGCCTCATGCGTTGCCGCGCGAATCGTGGGCACCCATGCTTCTCAAGGCCGGACTCAGCGAGAATCACACGCGGCTCATCACCGATCTTTATGACGTCTACAACACCGGTCGTATCGACGTGGAAGCGAGCCGCAGCGAGCGGCGTTTCGGCACGACCGCGCTACGGGACGTGTTCGGCCCGCTCGTTGCGAAATTCAACAGCCAATAA
- a CDS encoding helix-turn-helix domain-containing protein translates to MSAVTADSNQQAGAGISLRSSVGLGWHGGGAELLRVSAGQHRFPAMTYHRVGIHIGTPVRARCACDGRRQSRLQAHGDADVVPAGVEGEWTDDGDCTILRVWFDDRFVRSIAQQMENPWGPREIQPHLQLRDPRINALAGALLAEIEAGTACDPLFAESISTAMVVRLLGCKDAPRGRAAVLAAHKAARVTDYIESHLDQRLTLAELAALVDLSMPHFKALFRETLGMPVHQYVVRRRVERARALIIEGKLSLSQVALEAGFAHQSHMAHWMTRLLGVTPREFAKGASWVRESGEIVRC, encoded by the coding sequence ATGAGCGCAGTGACTGCAGATTCGAACCAGCAGGCAGGAGCCGGCATCAGCCTGCGTTCGAGCGTTGGGTTGGGCTGGCACGGCGGCGGCGCCGAACTGCTCAGGGTGAGTGCGGGGCAGCATCGCTTTCCCGCGATGACGTATCACCGCGTCGGCATCCATATCGGTACGCCAGTGCGTGCTCGATGCGCGTGCGACGGCCGCCGGCAATCGCGACTTCAGGCGCACGGCGACGCGGACGTGGTGCCGGCCGGGGTTGAAGGCGAATGGACGGATGACGGCGACTGCACGATTCTGCGCGTATGGTTCGACGACCGCTTCGTGCGATCGATTGCGCAGCAGATGGAGAACCCGTGGGGCCCGCGCGAGATCCAGCCGCATCTCCAGTTGCGCGATCCGCGCATCAATGCGCTGGCGGGAGCGCTGCTGGCCGAAATCGAAGCGGGAACGGCTTGCGACCCGCTATTCGCCGAGAGCATTTCCACCGCAATGGTCGTGCGGCTGCTCGGCTGCAAGGATGCGCCACGAGGCCGGGCCGCCGTGCTGGCGGCGCATAAAGCGGCGCGCGTGACCGATTACATCGAGAGCCATCTCGATCAGCGTCTCACGCTCGCCGAACTCGCAGCGCTGGTCGACTTGAGCATGCCGCATTTCAAGGCCCTGTTTCGCGAGACGCTGGGCATGCCGGTGCATCAATATGTGGTGCGGCGGCGCGTGGAACGGGCGAGGGCGCTTATCATCGAAGGCAAACTCAGCCTGAGCCAGGTGGCGCTCGAAGCGGGGTTCGCGCATCAAAGCCATATGGCGCACTGGATGACGCGGCTTCTAGGCGTCACGCCGCGCGAGTTCGCAAAGGGGGCGTCGTGGGTTCGCGAAAGCGGCGAAATCGTGAGGTGTTGA
- the acuI gene encoding acrylyl-CoA reductase (NADPH), whose protein sequence is MFKAILIDKESGSYEARITDLDEARLPEGDVLVDVGYSTLNYKDGLAITGKGPVVRSFPMVPGIDFAGTVAQSANPAYAVGDAVVLNGWGVGEQHWGGLAQKARVKGDWLIPLAPGFTPRQTMAVGTAGYTAMLCILALERHGITPAHGEVLVTGASGGVGSFAIALLMRRGYRVVASTGRPQEAEYLKQLGAVEVIDRASLSEPGRPLQKERWAAAIDSVGGHTLANVCASLRADGAVAACGLAQGMDLPATVAPFILRGVSLLGINSVTRPFAERQKAWHALGDTLDLKQLDTITHEIGMAEAIPAASELLAGHVRGRLVVDVNR, encoded by the coding sequence ATGTTCAAAGCCATTCTCATTGATAAGGAATCCGGATCGTATGAGGCGCGTATCACCGACCTTGACGAAGCGCGTCTGCCGGAAGGCGACGTGCTCGTCGATGTTGGCTACAGCACGCTGAACTACAAGGATGGCCTTGCGATTACCGGCAAAGGCCCGGTCGTGCGCAGCTTCCCCATGGTTCCAGGCATCGATTTCGCGGGCACGGTCGCGCAGAGCGCAAACCCTGCCTATGCGGTGGGCGACGCGGTCGTGCTCAACGGCTGGGGCGTGGGCGAACAGCATTGGGGCGGGCTCGCGCAGAAGGCGCGCGTCAAGGGCGATTGGCTCATTCCGCTTGCGCCGGGCTTCACGCCGCGGCAAACGATGGCCGTCGGCACGGCGGGATACACGGCCATGCTCTGCATTCTCGCGCTCGAACGGCACGGCATCACGCCCGCGCATGGCGAAGTGCTCGTCACGGGTGCGAGCGGTGGCGTAGGCAGCTTCGCCATCGCCCTGCTCATGCGCCGAGGCTATCGCGTCGTGGCGTCGACCGGCAGGCCGCAAGAAGCGGAGTATCTGAAGCAGCTCGGCGCTGTCGAAGTCATCGACCGCGCCTCGTTATCGGAGCCCGGACGCCCGCTGCAAAAAGAACGCTGGGCGGCCGCGATCGATTCGGTTGGCGGTCACACGTTGGCGAACGTGTGCGCGAGCTTGCGCGCAGATGGCGCGGTGGCCGCGTGCGGCCTTGCGCAAGGCATGGATCTTCCCGCCACGGTCGCGCCATTCATTCTGCGCGGCGTGAGCCTGCTCGGCATCAACAGTGTGACGCGTCCGTTTGCTGAGCGGCAGAAAGCGTGGCACGCGTTGGGAGACACGCTCGACCTCAAGCAGCTCGATACGATCACGCATGAGATCGGCATGGCCGAAGCCATCCCTGCCGCAAGTGAACTGCTCGCCGGGCACGTGCGCGGGCGGCTCGTAGTGGACGTCAACCGGTAA
- the acuR gene encoding acrylate utilization transcriptional regulator AcuR has protein sequence MEPIIVRPRRGRPPKDPRAHADTRATLIRAGMEMLTEQSFAATGLDAVLKRVNIPKGSFYHYFESKEAFGRELMSAYDAYFCAKLDRWLQDDTRPALERLSAFVEDASKGMARHHYTRGCLVGNLGVEVDILPDDFRETLERILQGWQARIVACLREAQREGVLAKRIDLASLASFFWIGWEGAVLRARLVRSAAPLDTFFKGFIAGLPRA, from the coding sequence ATGGAACCGATCATCGTCAGACCGCGCCGCGGCAGGCCGCCGAAAGACCCGCGCGCGCATGCGGACACCCGCGCAACACTCATTCGCGCGGGCATGGAAATGCTAACCGAGCAAAGCTTCGCGGCCACGGGGCTGGACGCGGTACTCAAGCGCGTGAACATTCCCAAGGGCTCGTTCTATCACTACTTCGAGAGCAAGGAAGCGTTCGGGCGCGAGCTGATGAGCGCGTACGACGCGTACTTCTGCGCGAAACTCGACCGCTGGCTGCAAGACGACACGCGCCCCGCTTTGGAACGCCTGAGCGCGTTCGTCGAAGACGCCAGCAAAGGCATGGCCCGCCACCACTACACGCGCGGGTGCCTCGTGGGTAACCTCGGCGTGGAGGTGGACATCCTGCCCGACGACTTTCGCGAGACGCTCGAACGTATTCTGCAGGGCTGGCAGGCGCGTATCGTGGCGTGCCTGCGCGAGGCCCAGCGCGAAGGCGTGCTCGCAAAGCGAATCGACCTCGCCTCACTCGCCTCGTTCTTCTGGATTGGCTGGGAAGGCGCCGTGCTGCGCGCGCGACTCGTGCGCAGCGCGGCCCCGCTCGACACATTCTTCAAAGGGTTCATCGCCGGATTGCCTCGCGCGTAA
- a CDS encoding SLAC1 anion channel family protein codes for MSETIETQASFGSPQASSQAGRLGYLPVALFGSVMGLAGLSSAWRLAHRLYGMPLWVAQAIGVLAVLAFLMIGTGYAVKWVTGPHAVKAEFNHPIAGNLFGTFFISLLLLPIPLADFSVAFARAVWIVGAIGMIVFAWFVIMRWLSQRQQPSHATPTWIVPVVGLIDIPLATPAIQITGVNGVLLLALAVGLFFAVPLFTLIFSRLMFEEPMPNNLQPTLLILLAPFAVGFSAYVTVTGDVDRFADALYMLTLFLLTVLVGRLRYLAITCPFRLSWWAVSFPLAGSVSCAERYADHAPGPVTHGIAIFLLATVTPLLLLLAARTLWGVLRGELEALAH; via the coding sequence ATGAGCGAAACCATTGAAACGCAAGCGTCTTTTGGCAGCCCGCAGGCAAGTTCGCAGGCCGGTCGGCTCGGCTACCTTCCCGTTGCGCTGTTCGGATCGGTCATGGGGCTTGCCGGGCTCTCGTCGGCATGGCGGCTCGCGCACCGCCTGTATGGCATGCCGCTGTGGGTTGCTCAGGCCATTGGCGTGCTCGCGGTGCTCGCGTTCTTGATGATCGGCACCGGCTATGCCGTCAAATGGGTCACCGGACCGCATGCCGTAAAAGCCGAATTCAATCATCCGATTGCCGGCAATCTCTTTGGGACCTTCTTCATCAGCCTGCTTCTGCTGCCCATCCCGCTTGCCGACTTCAGCGTGGCGTTCGCGCGCGCGGTATGGATCGTCGGCGCAATCGGCATGATCGTGTTCGCGTGGTTCGTGATCATGCGCTGGCTCAGCCAGCGTCAGCAGCCGTCCCACGCCACGCCTACGTGGATCGTGCCGGTCGTTGGGCTCATCGACATTCCGCTCGCCACGCCCGCTATTCAGATTACGGGTGTGAATGGCGTCCTGCTGCTCGCGCTCGCTGTGGGGCTCTTTTTCGCTGTGCCGCTTTTCACGCTCATCTTTTCGCGCCTGATGTTCGAAGAGCCCATGCCCAACAACCTGCAGCCGACCCTTCTCATTCTGCTTGCACCGTTCGCCGTGGGCTTCTCGGCCTATGTCACCGTGACAGGTGACGTCGACCGCTTCGCCGACGCGCTCTACATGCTCACGCTGTTCCTCCTCACCGTACTCGTGGGCCGGTTGCGTTACCTCGCGATCACCTGCCCCTTTCGGCTCTCGTGGTGGGCCGTGAGCTTTCCGCTTGCGGGCTCGGTGAGTTGCGCCGAACGCTACGCCGACCATGCGCCGGGCCCCGTCACGCATGGCATCGCGATCTTCTTGCTCGCGACGGTCACACCGCTGTTGCTCCTGTTGGCTGCCCGCACGTTGTGGGGCGTGCTGCGCGGAGAACTCGAAGCACTGGCCCACTAG
- a CDS encoding flavin reductase family protein — protein MENLSTFTPVALEHASRLINHGPTVLVTSSDGKRHNVMAAAWSMPVEFTPPRIAIVIDKRTFTRELIHASGTFGVIIPGAAAIDLTYAVGSVSGRETDKFERFKIAAITGPKLGLPLLEAGCCAWMECRLIPERHTEDAYDTCFAEVVSAAADPRAFRHGHWELDSSNADLHTIHHLGAGNFVRASDTIKARELA, from the coding sequence ATGGAAAACCTCTCCACTTTCACGCCGGTCGCGCTCGAACATGCGAGCCGCCTCATCAACCATGGCCCCACGGTGCTCGTCACCAGCAGCGACGGCAAGCGCCACAACGTCATGGCCGCCGCGTGGTCGATGCCTGTGGAATTCACGCCGCCTCGCATTGCCATCGTGATCGACAAGCGCACGTTCACGCGCGAACTCATTCATGCGAGCGGCACCTTCGGCGTGATCATTCCGGGCGCCGCCGCCATCGACCTGACCTACGCCGTGGGCAGCGTGAGCGGCCGCGAGACCGACAAGTTCGAGCGCTTCAAGATCGCTGCCATTACCGGCCCGAAGCTCGGCTTGCCTTTGCTCGAAGCGGGCTGCTGCGCGTGGATGGAATGCCGCCTGATTCCCGAGCGGCATACCGAAGACGCCTACGATACATGCTTCGCCGAAGTGGTTTCAGCCGCAGCCGACCCGCGCGCGTTTCGCCATGGCCACTGGGAACTCGACAGCAGCAACGCGGACCTGCACACGATCCACCATCTGGGCGCCGGCAATTTCGTGCGCGCCAGCGACACGATCAAGGCGCGCGAACTCGCGTAA
- a CDS encoding LacI family DNA-binding transcriptional regulator, whose product MNTRRKPTMEDVAKASGVSYSTVERVLNGRGGVARDKEARVLEWARKLKMDRALDEVSVRWLRIAIVTQKPDSPYYVALRHGFELAQKSFETYRVMCQLTFFDDLEPKSLARVVERAAQKADAMIVVAYEHPVVVDTLSRVARKMPLVTIASDLPDTGRLAYVGIDNRCAGRTAGELMGRFLGDAGGQVLVIAGLRTYLGHEERDGAFRSVLRSRFPACEVVATVESREDAASTERLTRDAFKRYPALRGIYNLSVGDEGIARALKALKREHTTTLIGHELTAISRALLAEGVMDAVLDQSPFVEAVRAVEVILAHYNRGAPASLPLQTPMSIYLQANLPPATA is encoded by the coding sequence ATGAACACGAGACGCAAACCCACGATGGAAGACGTCGCCAAGGCCTCGGGTGTGAGCTATTCCACGGTCGAGCGCGTATTGAACGGGCGTGGCGGCGTGGCGCGCGACAAGGAAGCGCGCGTGCTCGAATGGGCGCGCAAGCTCAAGATGGACCGCGCGCTGGACGAAGTGTCCGTGCGCTGGCTGCGCATCGCCATCGTCACGCAGAAGCCCGATTCGCCCTACTACGTCGCCTTGCGTCACGGCTTCGAGCTTGCGCAGAAGTCGTTCGAAACATACCGCGTGATGTGTCAGCTCACGTTCTTCGACGACCTCGAACCGAAGTCGCTCGCGCGCGTAGTCGAGCGCGCCGCGCAGAAAGCCGACGCCATGATCGTCGTGGCCTATGAGCACCCCGTGGTAGTGGATACGCTCTCGCGCGTGGCGCGCAAGATGCCGCTCGTCACCATTGCCAGCGATCTGCCCGACACGGGCCGCCTCGCTTATGTGGGCATCGACAACCGCTGCGCGGGGCGCACGGCGGGCGAACTGATGGGCCGCTTTCTGGGCGATGCGGGCGGCCAGGTCCTGGTCATCGCGGGCCTGCGCACCTACCTTGGCCACGAGGAGCGCGACGGCGCATTCCGCTCGGTGCTGCGCAGCCGCTTTCCGGCTTGCGAAGTCGTGGCGACGGTAGAAAGCCGCGAAGACGCCGCCTCGACCGAACGCCTCACACGCGACGCCTTCAAACGATATCCGGCACTACGCGGCATCTACAATCTTTCGGTTGGCGATGAAGGCATTGCGCGCGCGCTCAAGGCGCTCAAGCGTGAGCACACAACGACCCTGATCGGTCACGAACTCACGGCGATCAGCCGCGCGTTGCTCGCCGAAGGCGTGATGGACGCGGTGCTTGACCAGAGCCCATTCGTCGAGGCCGTGCGCGCCGTCGAGGTGATTCTCGCCCACTACAACCGCGGCGCACCCGCGAGTTTGCCGCTGCAAACGCCGATGTCGATTTATCTGCAGGCGAATCTACCGCCGGCAACGGCATGA
- a CDS encoding sugar ABC transporter substrate-binding protein, which produces MNMARFRVGRVCAAALAAMALCSGLVANAAHADERFVMVSHGSDSNVWWNTVKNGMRDASEDFGVPVDYRNPPTGDTGDMVRILEQASARNYAGVITTVPNQEMIQKGLVGVKAKHIPLITINGGPEAGMKLGAILHIGQPEYEAGKAAGERAKAAGIHDFLCVNHGADIQALWDRCKGFADAIGADYKKSTMDSGEDPTVIESKVAAYLRSHPNTQAILALGPDQAMGVLRGVTDAGKAGKLYVATFDLSPDILKAIQAGQIQFAIDQQPYLQGYLPVAAMAIAVRDKTTDAAHIVAALKDDKKVAARLAKYDLKPVYTGSTVSSGPSFVTRDNLAPVQKYAGSYR; this is translated from the coding sequence ATGAACATGGCGAGATTTCGCGTGGGCCGCGTTTGCGCGGCCGCGCTCGCGGCAATGGCGCTCTGCAGCGGACTCGTGGCGAATGCGGCGCACGCCGACGAGCGCTTCGTGATGGTGAGTCACGGCTCGGATTCGAACGTGTGGTGGAACACCGTGAAAAACGGCATGCGCGACGCGAGCGAAGACTTCGGCGTCCCGGTCGACTACCGCAATCCGCCAACGGGCGACACCGGCGACATGGTCCGCATTCTCGAGCAGGCTTCGGCGCGCAACTACGCGGGCGTCATTACCACGGTGCCGAATCAGGAGATGATCCAGAAGGGGCTGGTGGGCGTGAAGGCCAAGCATATTCCGCTCATCACGATCAACGGCGGCCCGGAAGCGGGCATGAAGCTCGGCGCGATCCTGCACATCGGCCAGCCCGAATACGAAGCCGGCAAGGCCGCAGGCGAGCGTGCGAAAGCCGCTGGCATTCACGACTTTCTATGCGTGAATCACGGTGCGGACATCCAGGCGCTGTGGGACCGCTGCAAGGGCTTTGCCGACGCCATCGGCGCCGACTACAAGAAGTCCACGATGGATAGCGGCGAAGACCCGACCGTCATCGAAAGCAAGGTGGCCGCTTATTTGCGCTCGCATCCGAACACCCAGGCGATTCTCGCGCTCGGCCCCGACCAGGCGATGGGCGTGCTGCGCGGCGTGACCGACGCGGGCAAGGCCGGCAAGCTCTATGTCGCGACCTTCGATCTTTCGCCGGACATCCTCAAGGCCATCCAGGCTGGGCAGATCCAGTTCGCAATCGATCAGCAGCCCTATCTTCAGGGTTATCTCCCGGTGGCGGCCATGGCGATCGCTGTGCGCGACAAGACCACTGACGCGGCCCATATCGTCGCCGCGCTCAAGGACGACAAGAAGGTGGCGGCGCGTCTCGCGAAGTACGACCTCAAGCCGGTCTATACCGGCTCGACGGTGAGTTCCGGTCCGAGCTTCGTCACGCGCGACAACCTCGCGCCCGTGCAGAAGTACGCGGGTTCATACCGGTGA
- a CDS encoding fatty acid desaturase produces MNIDMNAWYRVEIDRKRLKAFSTRTDSRGLIQVGGFLALVVATGVLAWYSLGTAWAIPALLLYGTVFAFSEAAAHELGHGTAFKTRWMNETAYWIICFMSWREQVYSRWLHARHHTFTHLTAEPYQDPELAFKRPLSYVKLVTDFLRISHGIQFLGAIVLHSFGIVTKGAKEVVPQAEYRKMCANSRVLLACYVAVFAWALLAHSWLPILFLFVSRAYGTWLHELCALTQHTGLKENVLDHRVSSRTVLLNPVLRFLYWNMNYHIEHHMFPSVPFHALPGFHDAVASQMPKPYAGLWPAWREILAIFARQQRDPEYVVVRELPSGKRGDAVA; encoded by the coding sequence ATGAACATCGACATGAATGCGTGGTACCGGGTGGAAATCGACCGCAAGCGTCTCAAGGCATTTTCCACTCGCACCGACTCACGGGGGCTGATTCAGGTGGGCGGCTTCCTCGCGCTCGTCGTGGCGACCGGCGTGCTCGCGTGGTATTCGCTCGGCACGGCCTGGGCGATTCCCGCCTTATTGCTGTACGGCACGGTGTTCGCGTTCAGCGAGGCCGCCGCGCACGAACTCGGGCACGGGACCGCGTTCAAGACGCGCTGGATGAACGAGACCGCCTACTGGATCATCTGCTTCATGTCGTGGCGCGAACAGGTGTACAGCCGCTGGCTGCATGCGCGGCACCACACCTTCACGCATCTGACCGCCGAGCCTTATCAGGACCCCGAACTAGCGTTCAAGCGGCCGCTCAGCTACGTGAAGCTCGTGACGGATTTCCTGCGTATTTCGCATGGCATCCAGTTTCTCGGCGCGATCGTGCTGCACAGCTTCGGCATCGTGACGAAGGGCGCGAAGGAGGTGGTGCCGCAAGCCGAGTACCGCAAGATGTGCGCGAATTCACGCGTGCTGCTCGCGTGCTACGTGGCCGTGTTCGCGTGGGCGCTGCTCGCGCATAGCTGGCTGCCGATCCTGTTCCTGTTCGTTTCGCGGGCCTACGGCACCTGGCTGCATGAACTCTGCGCGCTCACGCAGCACACGGGGCTTAAGGAGAACGTGCTCGATCACCGCGTGTCGAGCCGCACGGTGCTGCTCAACCCCGTGCTGCGCTTTCTCTACTGGAACATGAACTATCACATCGAGCATCACATGTTTCCGAGCGTGCCGTTTCACGCGCTGCCCGGTTTTCATGACGCCGTGGCTTCGCAAATGCCGAAGCCCTATGCGGGACTGTGGCCCGCGTGGCGCGAGATCCTGGCGATCTTCGCGCGCCAGCAGCGCGATCCCGAGTACGTGGTGGTGCGCGAGCTGCCGTCAGGCAAGCGCGGCGACGCGGTGGCGTAG
- a CDS encoding DMT family transporter, which translates to MRKQVDATAVAIMVALCLAWGLQQAAIKAVAGDIPPMLQIGLRSGVAAALVWLFNRLVTRERWLPGVARGAGLVTGGLFAIEFVFVAMGLRWTNASHMAVFLYTAPMFAAIGLHLRLPDERLARLQWVGIAIAFAGIAITFLGPALLGGGTPGSPLWLLGDFMGLCAGAAWGLTTVVVRTSRLSEAPATQTLFYQLAGAFVVLMPFAFLTGQAHFRGTPLALASLAFQTLLVSFVSYLVWFWLLRRYLAARLGILSFMTPLFGVAFGVVLLHERVEPAFLFGSALVLMGLLVVNAQSWVRQAFGRRTANARGAQAS; encoded by the coding sequence ATGAGAAAGCAAGTCGACGCAACGGCCGTGGCCATCATGGTGGCGCTATGCCTCGCATGGGGTCTGCAGCAGGCCGCGATCAAGGCGGTGGCCGGGGACATCCCGCCCATGCTGCAGATCGGGCTGCGCTCGGGCGTGGCGGCGGCGCTTGTCTGGCTCTTCAACCGGCTCGTTACGCGCGAGCGCTGGCTGCCGGGCGTGGCGCGCGGCGCCGGGCTCGTCACCGGCGGCCTGTTCGCGATCGAATTCGTGTTCGTGGCCATGGGTCTGCGCTGGACCAACGCCTCGCACATGGCCGTGTTTCTGTATACCGCGCCGATGTTCGCGGCCATCGGCCTGCATCTGCGCCTGCCCGACGAACGCCTCGCGCGGCTGCAATGGGTCGGCATTGCGATCGCCTTCGCGGGCATCGCCATCACGTTCCTCGGACCCGCGCTGCTGGGCGGCGGCACACCGGGCTCGCCGCTGTGGCTGCTCGGCGACTTCATGGGCCTGTGCGCGGGCGCGGCGTGGGGACTCACCACCGTTGTCGTGCGCACGAGCCGCCTGAGCGAGGCGCCCGCCACGCAAACGCTCTTCTATCAACTGGCGGGGGCTTTTGTCGTGCTGATGCCGTTCGCGTTTCTGACCGGCCAGGCGCACTTTCGCGGCACGCCGCTGGCCCTGGCTTCCCTCGCGTTCCAGACGCTGCTCGTCTCGTTCGTGAGCTATCTCGTGTGGTTCTGGCTGCTGCGCCGCTACCTGGCGGCGCGCCTCGGCATCCTCTCGTTCATGACGCCGCTGTTCGGCGTGGCGTTCGGCGTCGTGCTGCTGCACGAGCGCGTCGAGCCCGCGTTCCTCTTTGGCTCGGCGCTCGTGCTGATGGGTCTGCTGGTGGTGAACGCACAAAGCTGGGTGCGCCAGGCGTTCGGCCGCCGTACCGCCAACGCGCGCGGCGCGCAGGCTTCCTGA